Proteins encoded within one genomic window of Haematobia irritans isolate KBUSLIRL chromosome 5, ASM5000362v1, whole genome shotgun sequence:
- the LOC142239843 gene encoding uncharacterized protein LOC142239843 — protein MGQLPPDRVTPFVRPFTYKGVDLFGPFDVTIGRRTEKRWAVIFTCLTVRAAHIELAYDLSADSFILCLRNFINRRGTPIRLRSDNGTTFISAQKILKKEDRIANTDELTHEATKYNIEWIFNCPSNPSSGGCWERLIRIIKRLLAKTLKEEKPRLETLRSVLIESENIINSRPLTDIPTSSEDDEPITPNHFLLGCLNATQTPSETEEHICLRKQWRIAQNLKNRMWKRWVIEFLPQLIQKPKWREQIQQFIWW, from the coding sequence ATGGGACAACTTCCGCCAGACAGAGTCACGCCCTTCGTACGACCCTTTACTTATAAAGGGGTAGACCTTTTCGGTCCGTTTGATGTAACTATTGGACGTCGTACAGAGAAACGGTGGGCCGTAATTTTCACCTGTCTAACAGTCCGAGCGGCACATATAGAGTTGGCTTATGATCTTTCTGCTGATTCCTTTATACTTTGTCTAAGAAACTTTATAAACCGCCGCGGAACCCCTATACGCTTACGTAGCGATAATGGAACAACTTTTATTTCggctcaaaaaattttgaagaaagaaGATCGCATTGCAAATACGGATGAGTTAACTCACGAAGCCACTAAATACAACATCGAATGGATTTTTAATTGTCCATCAAATCCTAGCTCTGGTGGTTGCTGGGAAAGGCTCATCAGAATAATTAAACGCTTGTTGGCCAAGACATTAAAAGAAGAAAAACCACGACTGGAAACTTTACGAAGCGTTCTTATTGAATccgaaaatataataaatagccGGCCATTAACAGATATTCCAACATCATCTGAAGACGATGAACCCATAACTCCTAATCACTTTCTTCTAGGTTGTCTTAATGCCACTCAGACACCAAGTGAGACAGAAGAACACATTTGTCTACGAAAGCAATGGAGAATTgcacaaaatctaaaaaatcgaATGTGGAAAAGATGGGTTATTGAATTTCTTCCTCAACTTATACAAAAACCAAAATGGAGAGAACAAATTCAACAATTTATCTGGTGGTGA
- the LOC142239844 gene encoding uncharacterized protein LOC142239844, with protein MEKQSTTDKILGMCWNKKEDCFEFKIKFFGLNSEVLKGNRLPTKREMLKIVMSAFDPFGLIADFLLHGKILVQHCWKHDMDWDDIIPEHLHKKFTAWWREFQEISKFKIPRCISFNLYNASTIQLHIFVHASQDPFAAVCYLRVLYQFGTDVSFIMEKVRCAPKKLMSIPRLELQAAVLGVRLGKTLSRSYEFNINSMHYWSDSQTVVQWIYSTECRFKAFVSHRIVQILKNSEPAQWKWIPTHLNSADAGTRPLAPPKFVHNGIWLNGPEFLREDESSWPILQLQRSDSQEEEIKSYLIISSNKAQVIEFERFSSILKLKRTIAWLLRFIKKKRIPEDINVSELKKAEVVLCRLIQSECYEHEIKCLKRCQPIPKSSPIYSLFPYIDEYGLLRVRGRIDEAVYMPLDARRPIILPEKHYVSELILRHHHKKLPPKHVHYY; from the coding sequence taaaataaagttcttCGGACTAAATTCAGAAGTTTTAAAGGGGAATCGTCTTCCAACCAAGCGTGAAATGCTCAAAATTGTTATGTCCGCTTTCGACCCCTTTGGTCTTATTGCCGATTTTTTGTTGCATGGAAAGATTTTAGTACAACACTGTTGGAAACATGACATGGATTGGGATGATATAATACCAGAGcatttgcataaaaaattcACAGCATGGTGGAGAGAATTCcaagaaatttcaaaattcaaaattcctaGATGTATTTCCTTCAATCTATATAACGCCTCCACTATTCAACTACATATTTTCGTACATGCCAGCCAAGACCCATTCGCTGCGGTTTGCTACTTAAGAGTCCTTTACCAATTTGGAACTGATGTGTCATTCATAATGGAAAAAGTTAGATGTGCCCCAAAGAAACTAATGAGTATTCCGAGGTTGGAGTTGCAGGCTGCCGTGCTTGGGGTACGTCTGGGAAAAACTTTATCCAGAAGCTATGAGTTCAATATAAATTCGATGCACTATTGGTCAGACTCTCAAACCGTAGTACAATGGATTTATTCCACAGAGTGTCGTTTCAAAGCATTCGTTAGCCATAGAATTGTACAGATTCTGAAGAACTCAGAACCAGCTCAATGGAAATGGATACCAACACACCTAAATTCAGCAGACGCTGGTACACGCCCGTTGGCTCCtcccaaatttgtccataatggTATATGGTTGAATGGTCCAGAATTTTTAAGGGAAGATGAATCTTCGTGGCCAATCTTACAACTACAACGAAGTGATTcacaagaagaagaaattaaATCGTATCTAATAATATCCAGTAACAAAGCCCAAGTCATTGAATTTGAGAGATTTTCATCCATTCTAAAACTGAAGAGAACTATAGCATGGCTTCTACGTTTTATTAAGAAGAAACGGATTCCCGAGGACATAAATGTAAGTGAACTTAAAAAGGCTGAAGTCGTGCTATGTCGTCTCATACAATCTGAATGCTACGAACATGAAATAAAATGCCTCAAAAGGTGTCAACCAATTCCGAAGTCAAGTCCTATATATTCATTATTTCCGTATATTGACGAATATGGTCTTCTAAGAGTTCGTGGACGAATAGATGAAGCTGTTTATATGCCTCTTGATGCCAGAAGACCTATAATCTTGCCAGAAAAGCATTATGTATCTGAGTTGATTCTTCGTCATCACCACAAGAAATTACCACCAAAACATGTCCATTACTATTAA